Below is a genomic region from Govania unica.
AAGGCGACTATGTCGAGCTGACAGGCAAGGCGAGCTATGACTTGGGCCTGGTGGCCGTCAGCGCCGGCGCCGCCTATGTGTTTTCGGGCCAGAACGCCTATGGCAATTCGGATGCGATTTATCTGTTCTCGGACCTGCAAATCCCGCTTCCTGTCGCGCAACTGCCGCTGACCGCCGTGTTCCATATTGGCTACGAAGATTTCGGTCAAAGGACGAACAAACTCGATTGGAGCGCCGGCCTCGCCGCCCGGATTTACGGCCTCGATCTGTCGCTGGCCTATGTGGATACGGACCTTAAGGACAACAATCTCGCCGATAGCCGCGTGCTGTTCAGCATCGGTAAAAGCTTCTGATCGGATCAAGCCGCCCTTGCTGCGCGCCTATGCTCTCTCTGACGACTTTGTCATACCCGGACTTGATCCGGGTATCCATCTGTCAAACGGCACAGCGGTGGAGGCATGGATTGCCGGGTCAGGCCCGGCAATGACAGTATTTGGGGAGAGGTTAAATCAGCTTCTGGCACACCAAGCCCTCAAGCCCTTCAAGCCCTCACCCACCACTTGTCATACCCGGGCTTGACCCGGGTATCCATCTGGCAACCGGCACAGCGTCGGACCCATGGATTGCCGGGTCAAGCCCGGCAATGACAATGCTTAAACTCAGCTCCCCGCCACCATCATGCCGTCGATGCGCAGGGTAGGGGCATCGGTGCCGTAGCGGAATTGCAGGTCATTGGCGGGGATCAGCGTCTTGAACATGGTGATCAGGTTTCCGGCAATGGTCACTTCGCTGACCGGGTGGGTGATCACGCCGTTTTCGATCCAGAATCCGGCCGCGCCCCGGCTATAGTCGCCGGTGACGCCATTGACGCCCATGCCAATTAATTCAGTGATATAGAAGCCGGACTTGATATCTGACATCAGTTCGGCGGGGGTCGCCTGTCCCGCTTCCATATAGAGATTGGTGAGGCCCGGGCCGGGCGGGCCTGAGGCCCCGCGGCGGGCGTGGCCGGTGGAATGGAGGCCGAGTTGCTTGGCTGACGCCGTATCAAGTACCCAGCTTTTCAGCACGCCGTCCTCGATCAGGGCCAGCGGATTGGTGGTCAGTCCCTCGCCATCGAACGGGCGCGAGGACAAGCCGCGCTTCAGCGTCGCATTGTCGAGCACGCGGATGCCGCTTGCGAAAATGCTTTGGCCCATGCGGTCCTTCAAAAAGCTCGTGCCGCGGGCGATGGCCTGCCCGTTGACGGCTCCGGCGAGATGGCCAAGCAGCGTCCGCGACACCCGCGGATCGAACAGCAGCGGCATCTGCCCGGTCTTGATTTTACGCGGATTGAGCCGCCGCACGGTCTGTTCCCCGGCCCGGCGGCCGACGGTGTCCGGGCTTTCAAGATCGCCGAGATGGCGCGCGCTGGAGAAATCATAGTCGCGTTCCATGCCGGTGCCGTCGCCAGCCAGCACGGACACCGAAATGCTGTGCGAACTGCCCCGATAATGCCCGGCAAAGCCGTTGCTGGCCACAAGCGTCACGCTGCTTGACCCGGCGCTGGCTCCGGCACCTTCGGAATTGCTCACGCCCGGGATGGCGAGGGCTGCGGCTTCGGCGGCAAAGGCGCGGGCCTTGAGGTCCTCGGCCGAGATCGGCGTCGGGTCGTAAAGGTCGTAATCCGGAAACGGCGCCCGGGCCAGAAGCCCGGCATCGGCCAGACCGCAATAGGGATCGGCCGGAGCCACCCGGGCCATGGCCACCGCGCGTTCCACCAGCACTGACAGCGACGACCGCGTGAAATCGGTCGAGGACACAATGGCCTGCGATTGCCCGACAAAGACCCGAAGCCCGAGGTCCTGGGCTTCCGAACGTTCCACATCCTCGACCTCGCCAAGGCGCACGGAGATCTGTTGCGAGCGTCCCTCGAACAGCACGGCATCGGCGGCGTCGGCCCCTTGGGCGCGGGCCTCGTCGATCAGCGAGGCGAGGAGATCGAGCTTATCTTGTGCCATATCACTTCCAGATTTTGCGGCCGCTGCCAGGAATTCCGAGCCGCGCCCATTTTTCGTCCACGCGGTCGATGATATCGTCGCGCATATAGATTTTTTCGCCCCATTCGCGATTGGTTTCGCCCGGCCATTTGTTGGTGGCGTCAAGCCCGAGCTTGGACCCGAGCCCCGAGACCGGCGAGGCGAAATCGAGGTAATCAATTGGGGTGTTTTCAATCACTGTCATGTCGCGGGCCGGATCGACACGGGTCGAGATGGCCCACATGACCTCTTTCCAGTCGCGGGCATTGATGTCCTCGTCCACCACGATGACAAATTTGGTGTACATGAACTGCCGCAGATAGGACCAGACCCCCATCATCACCCGCTTGGCGTGACCGGGATAGGCTTTTTTCATGGTGACGACGGCAATGCGGTAGGAACAGCCCTCAGGCGGCAACCAGAAATCGAGGATTTCCGGGAATTGTTGTTGCAGGAGCGGAATGAACACCTCATTGAGCGCCTCACCCAAGATCGAAGGCTCATCCGGCGGGGCCGAGGTATAGGTCGACAGATAAATCGGATCGCGCCGCATGGTGATGGCGGTGACCGTGAACACCGGGAAGCTTTCAACCGAATTGTAATAGCCGGTATGGTCGCCGTAAGGCCCCTCGTCGCCGTAATCCTCAAGCGAGACATAGCCTTCAAGCACGATCTCGGCCTCGGCCGGGACTTTCAAGGGTACGGTCTTGCAATCCACAAGCTCGACCCGCGACCCGCGCAGCAGTCCGGCGAAGGCATATTCCGATACCGTCTCCGGCACCGGCGTTACAGCAGCCAGAATGGTGCCGGGATCGGCGCCAAGCACCACGGCGGCGGGCAGGGGCTCGCGCTTTTCGGCGGCCCAGCGCTGATGATGCTGGGCCCCGCCACGATGGCGCAACCAGCGCATGAGCGTGGTGTTCTTGCCCGTCACCTGCATGCGATAGATGCCGAGGTTGAAATCATCCTGTTTCGACGTGCTCGGACCCTTGGTGACCACAAGCGGCCAGGTGATCAAGGGCGCAGGCTCGCCGGGCCAGCAGCCCTGAATGGGCAGGCGGGCAAGATCGATATCATCGCCGGTGAGGACAATCTCCTGCACCGGGGCGCGCGACACCGTTTTGGGCTTCATGGCCATGACGGTTTTCAGAAGCGGCAGCATTTCAAGCGCTTCCCGCCAGCCGCCCGGCGGTTCAGGCTGGCGCAGGAAGGCGAGGGTCTCACCCACTTCGCGCAGTTCATGGGGTTCGCGGTTCATGCCCCAGGCCACGCGTTCGACGGTGCCGAACAGATTGACCAGCACCGGCATGTCGCTTTTGCGGCCGTCGGCCTGGATCACATGTTCGAACAGCAAGGCCGGTCCGCCTTCGGCGATGACGCGGGTCTGGATTTCGGTCAGTTCAAGATCGGCCGAAACCGGCTCGGTGACGCGCACAAGGCGGCCGGTTTTTTCAAGGCGGTCGAGAAATTCGCGCAAATTACGATAGGCCATGGTCGCCCTTGCGAAATAGCAAAACACCCGCATCGCCATGTGCAATACGGGTGTTCAGTCTTATCGGCTTTGCTCTTGAGAATCTAGCGCTTTACGCCGTGGCGTTGTGACGCTCGATCGACTCACTGATGAGACGGGCGGCTTCGTCAGCATCGCGCCAGCCTGAAATCTTGACCCATTTGCCGGGTTCGAGATCTTTGTAATGCTCGAAGAAATGGGCGATCTGATCGATGATGATCTCGGGCAGTTCCTTGTAGGATTTGACGCCCTTATAGAACGGGAACAGCTTGTCGACCGGCACGGCGAGGATTTTTTCGTCGGTGCCGCCTTCGTCTTCCATCATCAGAACCCCGATCGGACGGGCGCGCACGACCGACCCCGGGATGAACTGGCTGCGCGCCACCACCAGCACGTCGGCGGGATCGCCGTCGCCGCAAAGGGTGTGCGGGATAAAGCCATAGTTGCATGGATAGCGCATGGACGTATGCATGATGCGGTCGACAAACAGTGCGCCCGAGTCCTTGTCCATTTCATATTTCACCGGGTCGCCGCCAACCGGCACTTCGATGATGACATTGATGTCCCATGGCGCATCATTGCCGGTGGGGATCTTGGAAATATCCATAGT
It encodes:
- a CDS encoding TldD/PmbA family protein: MAQDKLDLLASLIDEARAQGADAADAVLFEGRSQQISVRLGEVEDVERSEAQDLGLRVFVGQSQAIVSSTDFTRSSLSVLVERAVAMARVAPADPYCGLADAGLLARAPFPDYDLYDPTPISAEDLKARAFAAEAAALAIPGVSNSEGAGASAGSSSVTLVASNGFAGHYRGSSHSISVSVLAGDGTGMERDYDFSSARHLGDLESPDTVGRRAGEQTVRRLNPRKIKTGQMPLLFDPRVSRTLLGHLAGAVNGQAIARGTSFLKDRMGQSIFASGIRVLDNATLKRGLSSRPFDGEGLTTNPLALIEDGVLKSWVLDTASAKQLGLHSTGHARRGASGPPGPGLTNLYMEAGQATPAELMSDIKSGFYITELIGMGVNGVTGDYSRGAAGFWIENGVITHPVSEVTIAGNLITMFKTLIPANDLQFRYGTDAPTLRIDGMMVAGS
- the ppa gene encoding inorganic diphosphatase encodes the protein MDISKIPTGNDAPWDINVIIEVPVGGDPVKYEMDKDSGALFVDRIMHTSMRYPCNYGFIPHTLCGDGDPADVLVVARSQFIPGSVVRARPIGVLMMEDEGGTDEKILAVPVDKLFPFYKGVKSYKELPEIIIDQIAHFFEHYKDLEPGKWVKISGWRDADEAARLISESIERHNATA
- a CDS encoding UbiD family decarboxylase, with the translated sequence MAYRNLREFLDRLEKTGRLVRVTEPVSADLELTEIQTRVIAEGGPALLFEHVIQADGRKSDMPVLVNLFGTVERVAWGMNREPHELREVGETLAFLRQPEPPGGWREALEMLPLLKTVMAMKPKTVSRAPVQEIVLTGDDIDLARLPIQGCWPGEPAPLITWPLVVTKGPSTSKQDDFNLGIYRMQVTGKNTTLMRWLRHRGGAQHHQRWAAEKREPLPAAVVLGADPGTILAAVTPVPETVSEYAFAGLLRGSRVELVDCKTVPLKVPAEAEIVLEGYVSLEDYGDEGPYGDHTGYYNSVESFPVFTVTAITMRRDPIYLSTYTSAPPDEPSILGEALNEVFIPLLQQQFPEILDFWLPPEGCSYRIAVVTMKKAYPGHAKRVMMGVWSYLRQFMYTKFVIVVDEDINARDWKEVMWAISTRVDPARDMTVIENTPIDYLDFASPVSGLGSKLGLDATNKWPGETNREWGEKIYMRDDIIDRVDEKWARLGIPGSGRKIWK